The Candidatus Manganitrophaceae bacterium genome contains a region encoding:
- the scpB gene encoding SMC-Scp complex subunit ScpB: protein MEEHELKPIVEALFFVSGDPLSVDRLRDVIKGVDKKRLLVVIETLQGEYDQSNRGIRLAEVAAGYQLVTRPEMAPWIKEMEKIRTASRLSRPGLETLAIVAYKQPVTRGEIEMVRGVDAAGVLKTLMERKLIKIVGRKEAAGRPMMYGTTRQFLEYFGLASLSGLPTLKEFSEVAEATGEGEVLLDSIVHGNGNMTDHAEAGQGEGHQGGQEGEVLSTSIEAAEEVENIEEVPNRA, encoded by the coding sequence ATGGAAGAGCATGAACTAAAACCGATCGTCGAAGCGTTATTCTTCGTCTCCGGCGACCCTCTCTCAGTTGACCGTCTTCGGGATGTCATCAAGGGTGTTGATAAGAAGCGGCTTCTCGTTGTGATTGAAACGCTTCAAGGGGAGTATGATCAATCGAATCGGGGGATACGATTGGCCGAGGTTGCCGCTGGATACCAGCTGGTGACACGCCCTGAAATGGCCCCCTGGATCAAGGAGATGGAAAAAATCAGAACGGCATCCCGCCTCTCAAGGCCCGGCCTGGAAACCCTTGCGATTGTGGCATACAAACAACCCGTTACCCGTGGTGAGATTGAGATGGTTCGTGGGGTTGATGCGGCCGGGGTATTAAAGACCTTGATGGAAAGGAAACTGATCAAGATTGTCGGCAGGAAAGAGGCTGCGGGCCGCCCAATGATGTATGGAACGACACGTCAGTTTTTAGAGTATTTCGGCTTGGCCAGTCTTTCCGGTCTTCCCACACTGAAAGAATTCTCAGAAGTGGCTGAGGCGACGGGAGAAGGGGAGGTTCTTCTGGACTCTATTGTTCATGGGAATGGCAATATGACCGACCACGCGGAGGCAGGGCAGGGTGAAGGTCATCAGGGTGGTCAAGAAGGGGAGGTGCTTAGCACTTCTATTGAAGCCGCTGAGGAAGTTGAAAATATCGAAGAAGTCCCGAACCGCGCTTAG
- a CDS encoding acetyl-CoA carboxylase carboxyltransferase subunit alpha — MSTLKRKGSRLRDEDIPVNEYLEFEKPIIEIQEKINRLQDLSKTDSSRTKEIRKLQKKMASLQGEIFSKLSPWQIAQLARHPKRPNTSDYIDIIFEDFIELHGDRLYGDDKSMTAGLARLDGHSVVIIGHQKGKGVKERITRNFGMPHPEGYRKALRVMQLAEKFNKPIITFIDTPGAYPGVGAEERGQSEAIARNLMVMSQLNVPIISVVIGEGGSGGALAVSVADKIIMLEYAIYSVISPEGCAAILWNDATKTEDAAEALKMTAKDLLRLGIIETIIPEPPGGAHHDPEKTASLISKTLCNLLTKLDAIPAEERLEQRYHRIRNIGAYTEETKAQ; from the coding sequence ATGTCAACGCTCAAGCGGAAAGGGTCCAGACTCCGTGATGAGGACATACCTGTGAACGAATACCTAGAGTTTGAAAAACCGATCATTGAAATACAGGAAAAGATCAACCGGCTCCAGGATCTCAGTAAAACAGATTCAAGCCGGACAAAAGAAATACGTAAACTCCAGAAAAAGATGGCAAGCCTTCAAGGGGAAATTTTTTCAAAACTGTCTCCCTGGCAGATCGCCCAGCTGGCCCGGCACCCCAAGCGTCCGAATACTTCAGACTACATCGATATAATCTTTGAGGACTTCATTGAGTTGCATGGAGATCGCCTCTATGGGGATGACAAGTCGATGACAGCCGGACTGGCCCGCCTGGATGGTCACTCTGTTGTCATTATCGGGCACCAGAAAGGAAAAGGCGTCAAGGAGCGTATCACGAGAAACTTCGGAATGCCCCATCCGGAGGGATACCGAAAAGCCCTTAGGGTCATGCAGCTGGCTGAAAAATTCAACAAGCCGATTATTACTTTTATTGACACCCCTGGAGCCTATCCCGGCGTCGGGGCGGAGGAAAGAGGACAATCAGAGGCCATTGCCAGAAATTTAATGGTGATGTCCCAGTTGAATGTTCCGATTATATCAGTCGTGATTGGAGAAGGGGGAAGCGGAGGAGCACTTGCCGTTTCTGTTGCCGACAAGATCATCATGCTCGAATATGCCATCTATTCGGTGATCTCTCCCGAAGGCTGTGCGGCCATTCTATGGAATGATGCCACCAAGACCGAGGATGCTGCCGAGGCCCTTAAAATGACGGCCAAAGACCTTCTCCGCCTCGGAATCATTGAAACGATTATTCCTGAACCGCCTGGCGGCGCACACCATGATCCGGAAAAGACCGCTTCCCTGATATCAAAAACCCTGTGTAACCTGCTCACCAAACTCGATGCCATCCCGGCTGAGGAAAGATTGGAGCAACGCTACCACCGCATTCGGAATATCGGCGCTTATACGGAAGAAACGAAAGCGCAGTGA